The nucleotide window GGGCATGGACCTGGCGATCGCCGCGCTGGCCCTGATTGCGCTCTCACCGCTGTTGCTGGCCATTGCCGCGGCGATCAAGCTCACCAGCCGCGGGCCGGTGCTCTATCGGCAGCCGCGGACCGGCCTGGGCGGGCACAGCTTCGAGATGCTCAAGTTCCGCAGTATGGACGCCGACGCCGAGCGGCAGACCGGCCCGGTTTGGGCCGCGCGCAACGACTGCCGCTGCACGCCGCTGGGGCGGGTGTTGCGGCGTTGGAGCCTCGATGAGTTGCCGCAGTTGTTCAACGTGCTGGCCGGCGACATGAGCCTGGTGGGTCCGCGGCCCGAGCGCGGAGCGCTGGTCGAAAAGTTCCGCGACCAGATACCGAACTACTTGCAGCGGCATCAGGTGAAGGCCGGCATCACCGGTTGGGCGCAGGTCAACGGCTGGCGCGGCAACACGTCGCTTCGCCGCCGGCTGGAGTGCGACCTGTACTACATCAGCAACTGGTCGCTCTGGCTCGACTGCCAGATTCTCTGCATGACCGTCTGGCGCGGCCTGCGGCACCGAAACGCCTATTGAGGCGGCGGCGCTGTCACTGCAAACGGCGGCGGGTTACAATGACCGGGTCGTCCGACGCATTGCTTCCGGTCTCGGCTCTTATCCAAGCCTGCCCGATGATCGACCTGACGTCCATTCTTACTCCCAACGGTGTTCGTGCGCGGCTGCTGGTCCGCCGCGCGAAAGCGTGTTTGCAGCGCGGTGACTTCAATGCGGCGGTCGCATACAACACGCGCGCCATCGGGCTTCGCCCCAAATGGGCCGCCGCCTATGCCTACCGAGCGCACGCCTGGCTGTTGTTGAAAAAGCACGAGCAAGCGATCGATGATTGCACCGTAGCCCTATCGCACGACCCTCGCTGTGCCTTGGCGTACAACAACCGGGCGGTCGCATACTCGGGGCTCAATCGCATCGAAGAGGCGCTGGCCGACGTCGACCGCGCGATCGAACTTTCGCCACACGATGCGCAATACCTGGTGAATCGCGGCATGGAGCGTCACAAGGCGGGCAACATGGCCGGAGCGATCCACGACCTGCAGAGCGGACTGCGGCTGAATCCTGCGCATGTCTTTGGCCGGGTCGAGTTGGCGTGGGCCTACGTATCGCTAGGCAAGGACGCCGCCGCATTAGAACAGCTTCAGCGAGCGATTCAACTCAGCCCGGCCAATGCAACCGCTTATAAGCTGCGTGGCGAAATCCACGCGCGCGGGGGCAGACCGGCGGCCGCCGTGCGAGACTTCACCGCGGCCTTGCAACGCGGCATCCCGCCGGCCATCAGCCTGATCGGACGGGCACGGTCGCTGCACGCATTGGGGCACGATGACGCGGCGATACGGGACCTCAATCAGTCGATTGAGTTGTCTCCGACCTTTGTGGCATTTCTGCTGCGGAGTGGTGCGTTTGCGGCGCGCGGCGAAACTGCCAAAGCGGTCGCCGATGCCCACGACGCCCTGCGCCTGATCGGCGACACGACCACGAATTACGGTCAGCGGGGGCTCGCCTACCTGCGGGCCGGCGATTTCGAACATGCTTTGGCCGATTTCGACCGGATGATCGAGCGCGAACCCGATTCAGGCCTGCACTACAACAATCGCGGATATGTCTGGCATCAACGCGGCGAATCTGACCGCGCCATCGCCGATTATGAGACCGCGATTCGATTGTGGCCCGATCATCCGAACGCCTACAAGAATCTGGCCACTCTGCGTGCCAATTGCGCCGTGCCGACTTATCGAGACGGCGCCAAGGCAGTCGCCGCGGCGCAGCGCGCCCTGGAGCTTCGTGGCCCACGACCAAGGGACTGCCTTTCGGTGCTCGCCAACGCTTACGCCGCGTCGGGCGATTTGGCAGCGGCGGAACAATGGCTGCTAAAAGCAGCGGAGCCGCCGCCCCCGGTGGCGGCGCCGGCATTTGCCGTGGCGCCGCCGCCCCCGGTGAGGCCCGCGCGCGTAGAATACGCAGGGTTTTGGTTGAGACAGGAGGTCGTCTTCGCGGAGGAGAATGGATGCG belongs to Pirellulales bacterium and includes:
- a CDS encoding tetratricopeptide repeat protein, encoding MIDLTSILTPNGVRARLLVRRAKACLQRGDFNAAVAYNTRAIGLRPKWAAAYAYRAHAWLLLKKHEQAIDDCTVALSHDPRCALAYNNRAVAYSGLNRIEEALADVDRAIELSPHDAQYLVNRGMERHKAGNMAGAIHDLQSGLRLNPAHVFGRVELAWAYVSLGKDAAALEQLQRAIQLSPANATAYKLRGEIHARGGRPAAAVRDFTAALQRGIPPAISLIGRARSLHALGHDDAAIRDLNQSIELSPTFVAFLLRSGAFAARGETAKAVADAHDALRLIGDTTTNYGQRGLAYLRAGDFEHALADFDRMIEREPDSGLHYNNRGYVWHQRGESDRAIADYETAIRLWPDHPNAYKNLATLRANCAVPTYRDGAKAVAAAQRALELRGPRPRDCLSVLANAYAASGDLAAAEQWLLKAAEPPPPVAAPAFAVAPPPPVRPARVEYAGFWLRQEVVFAEENGCGSRFHSSSGWIVQASVRWNSIWSVVTN